The Carcharodon carcharias isolate sCarCar2 chromosome 34, sCarCar2.pri, whole genome shotgun sequence genome includes the window TTCTGACGAGCTTTTTAAACATAAATTCTTTTCTTTCCAACACTGGGGAGAGAGTTGCCAACTTTGGCTGGGCATCGGCCTGGAGGATCCATCACGTGACCTTGGACCTTTAATCGCCCCACCCAGTCAGAGAGCCTTCCCTTGCCAACTCTAATCTGAACTGGTCAACAAAAGCGTTGAAAGAAAATGGGGGAAAAAGAAAACAATGTTTATTTTTAACGTCCCTGTGATTTTTCTCTTCCCAACTTGGCTCACAGTTGACGTCCTGGAGATTCCTCTTTGATTCCTGGAAGCTCCAgaacaatcctggagggttggcaacagtTTCCCATTTTAGCACTTCAAGCCTGTGCTTACTCAGTGACAAAAATCCTGACTACATTTGATCGCTTTGTGTAAAGTGACAAGGGGCTAACGATGCTACCCTGGGGCGCATTCCAGCCACAACCAGCCTGTCCAGATGCCCTTCAGAGAATTGCTAATGATAGGGTTGTCTAGCAACATGTGTAAACATCAACTGCAGTAAAATAAGCAGTAACAAAAAGTCACCTTATTAACTGGAAGTTGTGTAAAGAAAAACAAATGAACCTCAGATTGTGCAATGGctaaatggtaaaaaaaaatcaagttacaTCATCAGGGGCAGGAAACACtgagatagaaccatagaacagaaTCTTAAAGCcttccagcacagaaggaagccatttggcccatcatgcctgcactagCCCTTTGAACAAGTTACATAATtaatccccacacactctccacccgTCCCATATAGCCctgaatttttttccttttcaaatatacaTCCAATTCTCATTTGAAGGACACTATTAAATATGTTTCCATTGCCCTTTCAGGTGGCGCATCCCAGGCCATTTCCAGCTTGCTTCCTTAAAAATGTCACGTCTCTTCTCGGGTTTATTTGCCAATTAGCTTGAATCTGCTTTCCTCTGGTTACCGGCCCACCTTTTATCTTTTATGTGGGatgttggcaagaccagcatttgttgcccatccctaattgcccttcagtaggtggtggtgagccgccctcttgagctgctgcagtccgtgtggcgtaggtagacccacagtgctgttagggagggagttccagaattccgacccagcggcagtgaaggaacagccgatacatttccaagtcaggatggtgtgtaacttggaggggaacttccgggtggtggtgttctcatgcatctgcccttctaggtggtagaagccgtgggtttggaaggtgctgtcgaaggagccttggtgagttgctgcagtgcatcttgttgctgccactgtgcgtcggtggtggagggaatgaatgttgaaggtggtggttgggATGCTGAtccagtgagctgctttgtcctggatggtgtcgagcatcCTGAGTGTAGTGGTAGCCGCAATCACCCAGGCAACCCTGccgctggaaacagtttctctctattttcGCCATAAAAACCCCTCACGATTTTAAAACGCCTCTACTGAgtcttcccttaaccttctctgctgtaaggagaacaattccagcttcttcagcctctccacataacttgaagtccctcatccctggcatCCTTCTGGTACTCCTCTTCCTCACACtctcctggtccagcaatgcctcgagTTTAAACTGCTCATTCTCATTGTCAAAGCCATCTATGACCTTGCTTCTTCATCTTCTGTAACTTTATTCAGCCCTAAAACCCTCCGTCACTCCCAAGCCTGGCCTCATGCACGCCACCAATTACTTTCTCCCACCACTGGCAGTGGTGGGgcgtggccatgccttcagctgcgtagaccctaacctctggaattccctccctatgtctctctgcccctctctctctctctctctctctctctctctctcctcctttaagacgtttATTAaaatttgaccaagcttttggccatcgaTCTGGATATCTGCTCTTGTGGCGCAGAGTCAAATTGTGCTCGGCCACACACGGGCAAAGTGGGATGTTCCACAATGTTAAAGGCGCTGCGTAAATTCAGGTTGTTGTTGGCATCTAATTGATCACAGGGCAATTCTTACTTTGGACTCTAGACCTCAGCTCAGTTCAATATGAcctcctctcagtctctgttggagggggtAAAGTAGGGACCTTCTAACATACAAACACTGAACTGGGCAATGTCTGCATTTCACGAAGCCCATCAGGAGCAAAGGACAATCTCTCAAGATGGACTCAGCGAGGGGACCAAGTGTACCGGAGGCGAGGCATCCTGAGGGAGAACGTTttttcacccagtgagtggttagttaggatccagaatgcaaacagaaagcgctggaaaataaaaactcagcgggcttggcagcatctgtggagggagaaacagagttgacgttttgagtccaacgTGACTGTTCTTGGGAGCAGGATTGGGAATGCGcggcctgacagtgtggtgcagcGTCAATCCTTTCAAAAAGGGAACTGGATCATGATCCAAAGAGGAAACATTTGAGGGGCTAGCAAAGGGGGAGAAGGcaacggggggaggggggggtgggagtaaaagcaaaatactgcagatgctggaaatctgaaacagaaacagggaatgctggaaaaactccgcaggtctgacagcatctgtggagacaaaaaaacaaagttaacatttagagtccgtatgactcttcttccaaactaaagagaagtaaaatgtgatggaatttatactgtttaaggggggatggagcaggtgaagctggatggaaagccagcgataggtggaggcaaaggagagattgacagagatgtcatggacaaaaggacaaaggaggtgttaatggtagtgggtactggctaaaggaggtgctgatggtggcattaaggtcagaaagcagaatgtgataatagcaggacaagggtaaacactctggaaagagcaacatgaacaagcggcacaaaaacagaaaatgctggaaaaacttggcaggtctaacagcatctgtggataaaaaaaagagttaacatttcgagtccttgtgactcttctgcagagctctgaagaagggtcgtatggacttgaaacgttaactctgtttctctctccacagatgctgccagacctgttgaatctttccagcattttctgtttttgtttcagatttccagcatctgcagtattttgcttttatgagcaagtgacagatggcccttgtgggggatggagtggggggaggggacggtggtgggaaagtAGGATAAAAAggtaatgaataaaaatgaaaataaataaaaataagtggatcaaaaataaaaattaataacatgaaaaaataaaaaaatgagtattgaaaaaaggggataaaaaaggggtgaggatggaggagagagttcatagtctgaagttgttgagcacacagtgttaagtccggaaggctgtaaagtgcctagtcggaagatgaggtgctgttcccccagtttgcgttgagcttcactggaacaatgcagcaggccaaggaaggacatgtggcaagagaccagggtggagtgttgaaatggcaagcgacagggaggtctgggccatgcttgcggacagtaccgaaggtgttccgcaaagcggccacccagtctgcgtttggtctctccaatgtagaggaaaccgcagcTGGGGGCCGAGGAGCGGGCAAGTTGCTCTTGGCAGGGGCCAGCACGGGCACGATGGACCGAACGTCCTCCTTCAGTGCAGGAACCATTCCCTGACCCTGTGCCAAGGGGCACTTTGAAAGCACTCCTggaaggtgtgggggtggggggttggtgggggggggggaggggtgctctgtccctttaagaatGTGCCCtggatctccccccccccccccctctcactGCTGCCCTCTGTAGGGGCCGCCTGGCGCTGCCCGGGTTTAATTTCATGTCTGTTTACTGGGTCACGTGGGGCGGGTGTGCACGTGTAATTGACACAAGGGCTGATGGAGAAGAGGTGGCGGGTTTCGGAGCTCGGTGTGGAACTCCTCCTGCGGGGAATGCAACTTCCAAGGCATGCAATGAATTAAATGCAACGGCGGGGAGGCGGCGGCCGGTTGCAATCCGCCGAGAGGAGGTgtcttttctcccccccccctccccccaccagagAGGAGAGAAGCGGGGAAGGGCAGCGCgacgaggggagggggggggaggtggaggaggaggaaatgATATTGTGCAAGCGGGCAAGTTTGCGAGAATGAGATGCGCATTATCCGCAGTCACAGGGCGGTTCGGATTTCGGAAAGCCATGGCCCCGGGACGTGAGCCGAGATGGCGGATCCGCAGCCGGAGCGTTTGAGAGCGCATGTTTGCAGAAGGATTGCGGATCTGGGCGCTGCCCGCAGCGGTGCCTCTTGCCCAGCGGAGCCGGCAGCCTCGGTGGGTGTGCGGATGGGGCTGCAGGGCTTCAGCAGCGAGCCAGCGGCGGCTTGCAGTCCCCCCTGCCGGCTCCTGCGGCCAGCCGCGAGCGTCAGGGGTGATGGCATGGGATCAGGAACAGGCGGAGACAATGTATCCACAGGCGCCCAGGTGGCAACAGTATCCACAGGCGCCCAGGTGGCAACAGTATCCACAGGCGCCCAGGTGGCAACAGTATCCACAGGCGCCCAGGTGGCAACAGTATCCACTGGCGCCCAGATGGCTACAGTGGGCACCATGCATGGTGAGAGTGCACGGCGActgtaccaccaccaccaccaccgcccccctcgGGACCTCTTGCTCACCCTCGACCCCGTCCTCGGTGCCCTTGACCCCGTCCTCGGTGCCCTCGCCGCTGGCCAGGAGGCCGCGGGCGGCAATTGCAGGAGGAGAGCCCTGGAGAGCCCGTGCCCAATGCCAGCCCCTTGCCTGTGGCCGGGCGGGGGCGGCCTTCAGGGGGACGGGGGCGCCTCCCAACCGTGCCCTAAGCGGAAGAGGCTGGAGAACGGGGAGAGCCCCGGCGGCTTGAGCCTGGTCAACGGGCACGGCGAGGAGCCCTGCTCTGGCAAGGATGCCAAGCGGAAGAAAGTGGAGGTCGAAAACGTGGCGCCTGTGGGATGCCAGGGCAACGGTGCGATGGGCAGGGCTGTGCAGGACATGCAACTGAGAATCCAAACGCAGGAACTGGTCAACAACTACATTGTGCCCTGCATGAACTGCTATGGCATCTGCATTAAAGACAATTTTCTGGGGGAGGGGCTCGGCAGCAAGGTCCTCCTGGAAGTTCTGAACCTCCATCAGAACGGGACCTTGATGGACGGGAAGGTGGTAAGCCCCCTCAGCATTCCCACCAGGAGCATCCGGGGTGACAAGATCGCCTGGGTGGACGGGAAGGAGCAATCCTGCACCAACATTGGCCTGCTGATGGCCAGGATTGATGAGCTGATCATCTACAGTGCTGGGAGACTGGGGAGCTACATGATTAACGGGAGAACCAAGgtaaggggggggtggtgaagggagtggggtgcgggagggggtggagagggagttgggggggtgtcggtggagagggagtggggggggttggaggagagggagtgggggggtgtcggtggagagggagtgggggggggtgtcggtggagagggagtgggggggggtgtcggtggagagggagtgggggggggtgtcggtggagagggagtgggggggggtgtcggtggagagggagtggggggggtgtcggtggagagggagt containing:
- the LOC121272723 gene encoding prolyl hydroxylase EGLN2-like isoform X1, encoding MADPQPERLRAHVCRRIADLGAARSGASCPAEPAASVGVRMGLQGFSSEPAAACSPPCRLLRPAASVRGDGMGSGTGGDNVSTGAQVATVSTGAQVATVSTGAQVATVSTGAQVATVSTGAQMATVGTMHGESARRLYHHHHHRPPRDLLLTLDPVLGALDPVLGALAAGQEAAGGNCRRRALESPCPMPAPCLWPGGGGLQGDGGASQPCPKRKRLENGESPGGLSLVNGHGEEPCSGKDAKRKKVEVENVAPVGCQGNGAMGRAVQDMQLRIQTQELVNNYIVPCMNCYGICIKDNFLGEGLGSKVLLEVLNLHQNGTLMDGKVVSPLSIPTRSIRGDKIAWVDGKEQSCTNIGLLMARIDELIIYSAGRLGSYMINGRTKAMVACYPGHGTGYVRHIDNPNGDGRCVTCIYYLNRDWDINVHGGLLQIFPENRSEVANIEPLFDRLLIFWSDRRNPHEVKPAFATRYAITVWYFDGKERIEAKERFKRASAQKALQFAQTSTT
- the LOC121272723 gene encoding uncharacterized protein LOC121272723 isoform X2 encodes the protein MADPQPERLRAHVCRRIADLGAARSGASCPAEPAASVGVRMGLQGFSSEPAAACSPPCRLLRPAASVRGDGMGSGTGGDNVSTGAQVATVSTGAQVATVSTGAQVATVSTGAQVATVSTGAQMATVGTMHGESARRLYHHHHHRPPRDLLLTLDPVLGALDPVLGALAAGQEAAGGNCRRRALESPCPMPAPCLWPGGGGLQGDGGASQPCPKRKRLENGESPGGLSLVNGHGEEPCSGKDAKRKKVEVENVAPVGCQGNGAMGRAVQDMQLRIQTQELVNNYIVPCMNCYGICIKDNFLGEGLGSKVLLEVLNLHQNGTLMDGKVVSPLSIPTRSIRGDKIAWVDGKEQSCTNIGLLMARIDELIIYSAGRLGSYMINGRTKLLLRRPYSSPRPVQHRVQIGQVNHLNEQMGCMHRAAIGRFDLLVCVCPSSAAIPPLATCLHGPSCGL